AACAAACAAAGATTGATATCTTTCGGTAATAGAGACTGAGGATGTCCATCGGGAAAGAAGAAGACTTTAGAAAACAACCGGAAtaagattgaaaaaaaaaagagagtaaagcTTGACAGAATCCGATCTAATGATCGGAGCTCTTATTCGAAAACACACAACAAAACATCGCCATGCGAAAGTAGAGTCGCCTACGCGAAGACTTGTTTGATCCAAAGATCGAAATATTTACagccaaaaagaaaaataaaagatggtAACCGGCGGCAAAGCCACCGGCCACCGAAGCTTGAAACTTTGATTGAAGGAGTTGTgtttagagagaggttggataGAGCCAAAATCTATTTGTAGGTGGTTATGTGTCCGTTACAACAAAaactgatcttttttttttgtcgtctgtATTATTAAATGGGACAAAAACCCAtggaaacaaaaccaaacaaactTTACAAGAAAAGCCAAAATATAAAAGGCCaaactaaacaaaaactaaaacccaCAAAATCCATTAGGGTAAACCGTCGTTGAAGAAAGGACACCGCTCACCACGTGGACGATCGCCCTGCGATCAATGAAAACGTGTCAAAGCCAGAGTCCACCATCTTCCTCCGGAAGAAACCAGTCAAGAGACACGGCAGAGCTCCGCCCATCGGCGAAGAAGAACCAATAGAGAAACCGCTCAAACAAAAACGGCCTTTACAAGAGATTCAACCGAAAAATCTATTCTGGCGGATCTacgcacaaaaaaaaaggaaaccgTCTGCAATCGATCTGAAAACTGTGTATTTCAACAAGTTTGAGCAGATCAAGAGTCAGTTGGAACATAGAAGAACGGAGGCGTAGATCAAACGGAGTCGGGATAAACCCGAGATAAGCCGGCGAGGAACAGTGCTACAGGAGCCACTGCCTCCCGGAGTCTAAAGCCGACGAAGTTGGTGCTAGCGTAGCCACCGCTTCCCAGAGACAAATCCGAGCGTTCATCAAAAGAATCGATGCAACGCCGGAAGCTAAGCCGGTCGGGAACACCGAAATCGGAAGGAAAAACCATTGGACTCTCTAATCCTCTCAACAACCATTAAACCTTCTgaaggatttttttttgataagaagGTCTAAGGTTTCGAGAGAAAATTCTCACtaacagaggagagagagtcctAAATGTTTGAACAAAAACTGATCTAAccacactttttttttcctctgatattattgaaataaaaaacacaAAGTACAACCAGTCATAATGgactagaaaagaaaaacaacaacGAAGGCCCACAGACCACAACCAAGCACGGCAAAAATAgtccaagaagaagatgatgaggcCACTCGACACTTTCACACGTTGCTCTGTTAGCGAGGAAAGGATACGTGTCAGAGAACTAGACCACCACCACCCTTTACCGACTGGAGCATCACCGGCAGAGATTCTAGTCGGCAGTTCCACCGGAACCAAATCGGAAACAGGAACTCGTTCGAAAAACTACACCAACAACAAAACTGAACGAGAAAGCACAACTATACAGattacaccaaaactataatttttttattaatttataaatatattaatttatcgatatactaattgaatcaaaaactcaatttaaaactataaaattatattattttatagaaatttttaatatatattaatttataaaatattaatttaaagagattATATTGTATTTAGTGAACCAAACCCAAATCGATTGTCTTTAGTCGATACAGAGAGAGCTACATTTATAATAAAACCATGAAACATACACCAAATGCGAGAGCAAAATGAGTTGAGAAGATGTAGACAGAGTActgttcaaaataataaaacctTATATACATAGCGATCAATAGATAAAcaataaaagacttaaagagATCTCCTGCAAGAGATCAAAGAACTAGTTAATAACAAGAACCGATACCAACCTCCATCTAACAACTCCAATCCATCATTACTACTTATAAAAGAGCCTCTTCCATATTCTACTTACATTATACCTATAACCCATCATTTTGttcacattattattattaattagataatagCGTGGTGGGTAGATGCTAATATTCTAATTTGCCAACAAAATACTCCAAAAATAGCACTCTCTTTTTCTAATACCGTATCTTATAAACCCCCATAATCCCCCTTTTAGCTATCCAGGCTCCACCATCAAACCCTCCTCCTGATTTGGGCTTCTACATCTCCCTGCGTTGCAACAAAACACCAAATATCATTTCTATGGTAATGATATAAACTTTGTTCTATGTCCTGTTATTAGTTAAGAAGCATTTATAAATACCTCGGCTTGTAGGGTGTGTTGGTTCTTTTGGTTCAAGAGTTCGCTGGACAATGAAGGATTCGATGCAGACTTGCCGTCTTTTGCATCTGATCCTTCCCCAACAACTGCTTCTTCCTCGCTCCTACAGCTTAGAGTTCTCGGGTTCATGTTCCTCACTTCCTCTTTCGTGTATATGAAGATCTTGCGAACCATGCAACAAAACTCCCTGTGCATATATAATCATTTCGTcagttttcaaatttaaaagacCAGCAAAGATAATACATTGACGTATAGAGAAGATGGAAAAAACTGCAAAAACATACTGCCATGGATCGTCTCCAACAAGCATCATATCATTCTCATCATCTGTGTAAACTATCAGCCAATCCTTCTTAGGAGCCATCAGCTCTCCGTTGAACTCAAATAACATATCCAATTCAGCTATTAACTCCTCGTAGTTCTGGAACTTTGAGAGATCCACTGACCGGCCAAGTGCAATCCCTTGCTTGTGAAcctttacaaaataaaacataagtgTGGTGTTATTAGTCAAGAATCGCTTCAAGGGGTCCTACAAGCTCATATTAGCAAAGAACATTTACCTTTGTGCAACTCCTGTTTGAGTTTGTTTTACAATGACTGTCCTTCGCATGGGGTTGTTTAGCTTGGGATGGTCTTCCCTGTTCACGATGATCATTAGTCGATTTTGACCCTTTTGAATGATCAGAAAGATCCTGAACCTTCGGAGATGCCATCTGTGTAAACCCTGAGTTCTCATTCAAGTTGTTCCTTTGAGACATAGTTGAATCGGTTTCATTCACGTTGTTGACAAGGGGAATGCCAAAAAGCCTGCAGTTCCCGTCTCTTGACTTTGCCGTCTCCTCTTGTACCATCTGAGGTCGTTCTGTTACATGCTCCCTAGCCTGAGCATGAACCGCTTCCTCAAAATAATTCAAAGCACGGGGACGTATTGGCCAGTTACCACCAGCAGTCTCAGTCGTCAGAGAATGAAGCACCGGATATTCGCCATATGTGGCATTACCTCGCCCTTGGAAAGATGCATCAGATGCAGAAGGGATCTGAGGAGATTCATGTAACTTCAGGGAAAGACCAGAGTTCATCATCTGCCACTGGTTAGCAAGATAATCAAACTTGGCATCCTGATCACTAAGGATTTTCTTTGCAGTCACTGAGGGTGATGATGAATGGTCATGAAAAGGTATTTGATGACCTTGGGATGGATCTACGTTCGCCCCAAAGCCAGAAAGCAAATCCGTGTATTCATGCCTGCCTGAGGACATCCAGTTCTCATATCTTCTAGAAGCCACATCAACCTTGTCGTCATCCGCTGAGGATTGCCACACAACAGAACTCTCAGGAGCATCGCACTCTACACTCTCAGTATGTTTTGTTCTCAACGTCGGGTACTCTTGACCTTGCAAGACCCTTGAAAGTCCACTTGCCGGTAAAGGGTATACGTTTACCTTAGATGAGCCTGTTACGTGGACAATGAATTAGTATTATTTAGTTTCCACACACTAATATTGTCAGCAATTGAAGACTTTACCTTCTTTTATGTGCATGGAAGAGTCAGGAGACGAAGAAGCCATATTATATCTGGGCCTCTTAGGCCTGGTCATGGGGACAGGACTCAAAGCAGGAGGAGCAAGAGCTGGCTCTATCTTCCACGGAGATACTCTTTCAGGGCGAGGAATACTAGAAGTCTCATCCCATCTTACCTGAAAGAAAATTGAGCATTTAGCATCTATCACTATAACAATAGTTTTGATCTTCTCTGGGAACTAGAGCATATACCTTGAGAGATCTCCACTTTGATTTTGCCCACCTCGTGGGGTCAGAGTCTTCAATCCCAACAATTGTGCCAGTAAACCTAATACAAGTCAATACAGTCTGTGAGATTCTCCTTCCACAGGAAATCAGATAAGAGAATGCCCAAAAACAAAGATACTTCACCTCTGCTCAGGAGCCTCTTCGCCTTCAAATCTCATTTTAAATCTCATGCCTATGGAGTAGTTATTCTTCACAGACTCCATATACTGATCAAACGGAACAATAAACTCAGATGGACTTGTCCTGTcgcaaacaaaaccaaaatgcATGAACAATTAGTAAGACATCAGCCACTGAGACAAAAATAGCAAAGGCTCAAAGCTGTCATGttagataaaacaaaacaaaaccttgGTTTATAGTAGACTGTAAACATGGTTCCTGTTGAAATGGCATGCCACGCGGTGGCCAACACTCCTAGGTGCATGCTGTGGCTGGATATAACAGATGATGGCACAATTCCCTGTTGTCGCATTGCACGCCTTACACCCACACGTAATTCTCCATTCTCACCCCTACGCAAGAATTAAAAATTTCACatcaaagggaaaaaaaaaacacgcaaaacaaagtttttttttagcaacatgAACATTAAGAATCCACAAACCTTAGAAATATAAATGCATCGCCTGCAACCAGCCTCTTTGAGCTAACAAACACACTCCACCCACTCTGAAGCAAATGTCTCCGTGGCTGACCTGGTATAACATTAACAACCACATGAGTTTGACGACACAAaggaacataaaaaaaatacaaaattactaTACCTCGGAAAATATGCCTGAAACGCCATTCATTTGAATGCAAATCTTTAGCAACCAACTCCTGAGTAGGAGGCTGACGTGACATAtcctgaagaaaaaaaaacaaacaaagccTGAACTAAAAAAACCATcttgaaacaaaaattcaagACACCAGTTTCAACACCAACCAGAGGTGGGAGACACTCATCCGCATGCCGCCTAAGCACAGAAAATCCACCGTGAGTACTCGTATCCGACGCAGTCAAGGTTTTGCAGAACGAGTGCACCTGAAACCTcggaggcggaggaggaggcGCCTCTTTCTCAACTGCATTCTCATCTTGCTGTAAgataataaacataaataaataaaaaactcagCTTCTTAAAGAATAAGATCATCCTGTACTCAAAAGAATTAGTAATTAGCATTACATTAGGCTCAGGAAGAAGAGTGATCTGCGCATAAACTTCGTCAGTGTCTACCTCTGCCTGTAAAAATCTTAACGTTAGCTGACAAATTCAAGACTTAGCAGCAATGAATCGAGAGAACACTACCTTTAAATCTACGTTAATGACTCGACAAAGGAGCTTAGAAGGAAGATCATAAAGAGGCATCTGCTGCTCCGCCGCCTGGTTAGTCGACGCCTCCACCTATaaccatcaagaaaacaacaacaaaattcaaaaaaaaaaaaaaaaaaaaagaaaaaaatctcaattcTCAAATCTCAACCTGCTCGATGTGTCCCTGAGGGAAGTAGAAGACTCGATCATCTCGTCGAGGGACCGTCACGAGCGGACCTGCACAAGCGTGCCACAGCTCTCTATAGATTGCAGCTTCTTCATCAACTACAAGAAAACGAAGAATAGTCAGTAATAAAagtaataagtaaaaaaaaaaaagtaataagtAAGAAACGGTTAGACTTACCAACACGGTTTAAATTACTCTTTTGCCCTTCTCCTGCCACCACGGAGACGGCgttttctccttctcctcctcctcctccgtgaTTACCTTTCACCGAAACCTCCATACCTCAAGCTCAGATCTGCTTCATCTGGTGCTCAAACTAGCCTCTACGCTAACGAAATCAGCACCTGGTTCCTTTTCTTCGTTCTCTTATCTCAATCACCAGCTTCCTCAACGAGTACAGCCTCCAATTTCAACCTCGACTCAGAGATATAACAGCTCTCTCTCTCGGCTTCCTCTTTGTCTACTTGCTTATGGCTCTTATCGGAGTCAGAGACGGTTATTAATCGACGACGAGATCAGTgactttgtttctctctctactttctctctcttttctttttttggtatattttgtgtgtgtgtttcttcTGGGTGTGAGGCGACCAAAGGCTTAACCAGAGTAAAAAGTTTCAACCGCGGTGAACCGGCATTCGCCGGTTAACTTTCCCCTTTCACACTGGCTATTCCCGGTTTTGTAACCATTTTCGGGGGACCAGGGGTCTTCTTCGGCCTCACAATGCCAAAAGACAAGTcacgttttttattttattttactcttcatttattattaaaatatatattccttTCATTTCATAAAATGcatgttttaaagaaaaaaattgtttcagatttttttaatgcattttataataattattgaaaatttaaaaattagttacatttattgaaatttttagtAGTTGACATTTATAATCAAAAGtatgtatttataattaatatttaatgtatttgcaaaaaaaaatgcattgtTTTGAAATGGAGAAAATAGTCATTGGCATATTTAcagttttaatttcttttgtaaattaaatgaagaaatacatatttttactttaataaaacttatagTAGGTTAGGTAATAACTTGGAGAACACGTAGTTGAAAATTAATCATCTGTTTTGACGCACAcaaaaaacactaaaccattAGTTAAGAGTTGAAACTATGGGAAAGAAAATCAAATGTGGTAATTAATGTCTAGATGGTGCTAATAGTATAGATTAGCAAGAAATAAAGGCAGCTTCACTTTTGTAGATGGATTACTAACGGCGTCAACACGTCGGGCTTTTATTGGCGCTAAAGAGATAACGGTGTTTGTGAAACAGAGGCGTTGATGAGAGAGGTGTTGTGTTTTCATTGGGAAATGGCCTTGTCGTGCTGTGAACAGGCAGGTCTGGGTGGGTGGACGTAAAGAGATAAGTGAATGGCTACGTGGCACCAGAGAAAAAGCGTATTTTAGCATTCTCTCACAATTCAGGTGTCATTTTCCATGCTATTCAGGCTATTGTGCGCTTAAAAGAGTTTTCATAATATTGGATTGGTCACATACAacgttcagaaaaaaaaagaattttttacaCTTGGAAACACTTCTTTATCAGTTTACAATTACATCCAAAAACACAATTCACTTGTGACACACTTTGTTGTGTGTAAAAGTCCTCAATGCCCTTTAACTAGAAACCAAGTCACTCTTCTCAATCGTGACCAAACTGAACAAAACAACAAGTATCTCATATTAAACTTCTAGCTTTACCAAATTACAAACCCTTATCCAACATAAAAATCCTAATTTCCCAACTTTCATCTTAGAGGAGATGAAAATTAAAATCCCTAATCAATCTGAAATCCGATGACTGTCGTTTCTATTCATTTTATTCAGAGACGACGAATTTATTGACGTTGCTGGTAACGAAGTCGTCGCCGTCTTGATCTGTTCTTTCGAGTCCTCTCTTCACCACCAAACTTTTCTTACCTCTGGTTCCATCTCCCAGCCATTGAGTCATTCATGGAGAGCCATGGATAGGCATCATCTGTTTCTTCTCTCTACCTTATCTCAAATCTCAATTTCAAAACCTCTCTCCTATCTCAAATCTCCTTCTCTGTTTGTGCATCCACGCAACCGATAAGTGGCGTCGTTTTCAAGCCGTTTGTGGAGGTGAAGAAGGAACTCGATCTCGTGCCTTCAAGTCCGGAGCTTTCGCTTGCTCGACATATGTACTCCCTTGAATGTGAAGCCGCAGTGAATGAGCAGGTCAATTAAGCTTCTTTTTAACCTTTTTTGTGTTGTAAGTCTCATGCATCTGAGTTTTTTTGTTGATGGGTTCTTTTACTGCAAGTTGAATACAATGTCGAGAGTTTTGTTGATAGTTCGTGTCTTGAGAGTTTTGTTGATTCTTTGATaaagcttgtgtctttatttattaattgagTTGTGTGATGTGTTGTTGCAGGTTTTTCAAGGACTCAAGTGTGGAAGAAAGAGACCACGCAAGATGTTGATGGAGTATTAGGTTCTTGGCCAATGGGTTTCATGTTGTTATTTCATTTGAGTTTCGTTTCTaacactttttttgttttggtttctcTAGTCAGCAGGAAAAACGTGGTGGGAGGGTTCAGCTAAAGCCCATGGTGATGCCTCAGTCTAAGTTTGATTACGCTGACAAAGGAGATGTTGTCTATGGTAAAGCTCTTTCTCTCTCAAGTATAAAGTATcaatgttttcatatatgtgCCTACTAGAATTTAGAGTTACTTATTAGAGTTCACAAAGGTTGTGACTTTTCATCAGCAAGGGAAAGTGAGAATATGCAAAATAATTATGAtgattttctttgtttgttgcAGCCATGGAGTTGGCTCTATCATTGGAGAAACTGGTCAATGCGAAGCTCCTATACGTTTTCTTCAAAGATGGGTTCCTAATATAACTACTAAGTTCCTCTTCAAAGATGGGTTCATGGGCATTGTGAAGTAATCAAATTATCTCTGAGAATGCTTTTCTATAGATAAACAATTTAttgtaataattatttttaccttatatatttttaatgtccatgttcacattttttatttttaaagaaatcaCAATTATAATTTACTTTTTCATACACATTTTTAATGTCCATTTCCATATTCTCTATCCACGCTTATGTGTACACGTTTTATAGTTTATACATCTCTCATTTATATTTTTCCATCCACATATCAGTCATCCATGTTTTCTGTCTAGATATCTTACATCTATCAAACACAACTTTCTATTTGCTATAGTGCCATTAACGTTCATGACTTTCTGTCCACACATTTCATGTTCATATTTTTTGTGTCTCTAACTCTGCTGTATACACTTTGGTAtctatacttttaataaatattgtGTCTCTAACTCTGTTGTATACACTTTGGCATCCACACTTTGGCATCTATACTTATATTATACAAACtgacttttttatatatatttcctttCGTTCATGCTTTTTTGTCAATTCATGTCCACATTTTTCTAtcatgtataatatatatatgtcatcatTTGCCGTATCCATGTCCACATggtttttgtataaatattaaaatatataaatatatatgaaaatggattttaaaatatagaaaaaaatttatacagTTTATTATAAcagttatatttgttttatatatctacaattttgagaaaaaagcAAATACAAACACAAGGTGAAATGAACAAtaatagaatataaaataatttgatatatatttttatatttcaacatTTATATCAAAGTGGATGTAAGAATATGCAAACCTGTTTATCCAATGTGTTTGTAACGTATAACGTAAGTCTGCTCCaactaaaattcattttaagtTTCTTCTCACTAAGGGTATAATTGTCCAAATAATAGGTTGGTCCCACCAAAATGTGCTCTACATGTGAGAAGTGTCtcttgttgtaaaaaaaagacaaaaaatgtcTTATTGTGTAATCAACTCGAAAAAAAATTGGTCACATACATAATACACTGATATACGTTTCTAGATCCTAAGTTTATGGTTCTAAGTTCTAGCTTGAAATCGACTGACTATAAATAAATTGATCCAAATTCTTATATTACTTAAACATTTTTCTTTGATTGtcaatatatgatatttttcagAATTGAACACTCATCGGATGAGGGTGTGTGGTTCAGATaccatattaaattttattgatctTTTAATCTAAAATTAACTGACAAACTAAGTGatcattcactacaagaaaacagcggtattctgacggacgttccgacggaaaatgaattcctcggaatataccgaggaatttccgaggcaattccgaggaaacacaaaatttggcttcctcggaatttcctcggaatataccgacggaattccgaggaaaattcagttcgtcggaatattccgacggaataccgaggaaaattcagttcgtcggaatattccgacggaataccgaggaaaatagTATTCCtaggaaaaaaccgatgaattccgaggaaatattatagacgttagaaAGCCGttggggggattttaaaaattctgaggaaattccgagggcagaaaggttttcctcggaatttcctcggaatagatcttgtcgatttagggatttgattatacattccttttcctcggaatttcctcggaattttccgaggaaattccgacgacgatagagttttcctcggaattccctcggaaaattccgaggaaattccgaggaacttggggttttaaaccgaaaacaacgttttacggattgaataacacgtatataaccttcattaagtatcttaaccagattatgaagtcaaactttggtgttttacccaataacaaacacttttacgattgcatgaacgaaaaccacacaacataagagaaacacttatacactttaacaaacggtaaagagaatacttacaattatttttgaaattttgttatttcatggtttatgatcatctatacaaagaatcctcaatggtatgcattataattgtataagaaatgaaatacggcgaaaataatcgatgttttgaaactccaaaccctggttcctcggaatttcctcggtaaattccgaggaaattccgaggaaacctggttcctcggaatattttcatttaaccgggtaaaccaagccgccaaatatttcgcgaaaattgaattaatgatttccgaggaaattccgacggatatagtaaatatttccgaggaaattccgacggataatttCCGTCGGACCCctcattttattaggtcgagcccgaccttcttccccatttctctccgccgcaatctctctttctctagcGATTTCgtcgactcctctcttctccctTGCGATTTGCGGcgctttctctcttctccctcGCGATTTCCACCCTAATCCtcatgtatgaaccctatcccactcttttaggttagatttgtatggtttttaagtagatttgatgattttggaatgagatttatagattttgttagggtgaatggtagatttatagattttgttagggtgaatggtagatttGATTTgtatcacttgatttgaatttttttttttagtttttattaattttgtggttataaaaatcgaatttgtaattatatatatatattgaa
The sequence above is a segment of the Brassica napus cultivar Da-Ae unplaced genomic scaffold, Da-Ae ScsIHWf_2536;HRSCAF=3277, whole genome shotgun sequence genome. Coding sequences within it:
- the LOC125601367 gene encoding ferritin-3, chloroplastic-like isoform X1 → MSRSIKLLFNLFCVVFQGLKCGRKRPRKMLMDQQEKRGGRVQLKPMVMPQSKFDYADKGDVVYAMELALSLEKLVNAKLLYVFFKDGFLI
- the LOC106382765 gene encoding auxin response factor 2 isoform X2, with the protein product MEVSVKGNHGGGGGEGENAVSVVAGEGQKSNLNRVVDEEAAIYRELWHACAGPLVTVPRRDDRVFYFPQGHIEQVEASTNQAAEQQMPLYDLPSKLLCRVINVDLKAEVDTDEVYAQITLLPEPNQDENAVEKEAPPPPPPRFQVHSFCKTLTASDTSTHGGFSVLRRHADECLPPLDMSRQPPTQELVAKDLHSNEWRFRHIFRGQPRRHLLQSGWSVFVSSKRLVAGDAFIFLRGENGELRVGVRRAMRQQGIVPSSVISSHSMHLGVLATAWHAISTGTMFTVYYKPRTSPSEFIVPFDQYMESVKNNYSIGMRFKMRFEGEEAPEQRFTGTIVGIEDSDPTRWAKSKWRSLKVRWDETSSIPRPERVSPWKIEPALAPPALSPVPMTRPKRPRYNMASSSPDSSMHIKEGSSKVNVYPLPASGLSRVLQGQEYPTLRTKHTESVECDAPESSVVWQSSADDDKVDVASRRYENWMSSGRHEYTDLLSGFGANVDPSQGHQIPFHDHSSSPSVTAKKILSDQDAKFDYLANQWQMMNSGLSLKLHESPQIPSASDASFQGRGNATYGEYPVLHSLTTETAGGNWPIRPRALNYFEEAVHAQAREHVTERPQMVQEETAKSRDGNCRLFGIPLVNNVNETDSTMSQRNNLNENSGFTQMASPKVQDLSDHSKGSKSTNDHREQGRPSQAKQPHAKDSHCKTNSNRSCTKVHKQGIALGRSVDLSKFQNYEELIAELDMLFEFNGELMAPKKDWLIVYTDDENDMMLVGDDPWQEFCCMVRKIFIYTKEEVRNMNPRTLSCRSEEEAVVGEGSDAKDGKSASNPSLSSELLNQKNQHTLQAEGDVEAQIRRRV
- the LOC106382765 gene encoding auxin response factor 2 isoform X1 — protein: MEVSVKGNHGGGGGEGENAVSVVAGEGQKSNLNRVVVDEEAAIYRELWHACAGPLVTVPRRDDRVFYFPQGHIEQVEASTNQAAEQQMPLYDLPSKLLCRVINVDLKAEVDTDEVYAQITLLPEPNQDENAVEKEAPPPPPPRFQVHSFCKTLTASDTSTHGGFSVLRRHADECLPPLDMSRQPPTQELVAKDLHSNEWRFRHIFRGQPRRHLLQSGWSVFVSSKRLVAGDAFIFLRGENGELRVGVRRAMRQQGIVPSSVISSHSMHLGVLATAWHAISTGTMFTVYYKPRTSPSEFIVPFDQYMESVKNNYSIGMRFKMRFEGEEAPEQRFTGTIVGIEDSDPTRWAKSKWRSLKVRWDETSSIPRPERVSPWKIEPALAPPALSPVPMTRPKRPRYNMASSSPDSSMHIKEGSSKVNVYPLPASGLSRVLQGQEYPTLRTKHTESVECDAPESSVVWQSSADDDKVDVASRRYENWMSSGRHEYTDLLSGFGANVDPSQGHQIPFHDHSSSPSVTAKKILSDQDAKFDYLANQWQMMNSGLSLKLHESPQIPSASDASFQGRGNATYGEYPVLHSLTTETAGGNWPIRPRALNYFEEAVHAQAREHVTERPQMVQEETAKSRDGNCRLFGIPLVNNVNETDSTMSQRNNLNENSGFTQMASPKVQDLSDHSKGSKSTNDHREQGRPSQAKQPHAKDSHCKTNSNRSCTKVHKQGIALGRSVDLSKFQNYEELIAELDMLFEFNGELMAPKKDWLIVYTDDENDMMLVGDDPWQEFCCMVRKIFIYTKEEVRNMNPRTLSCRSEEEAVVGEGSDAKDGKSASNPSLSSELLNQKNQHTLQAEGDVEAQIRRRV
- the LOC125601367 gene encoding ferritin-3, chloroplastic-like isoform X2 encodes the protein MYSLECEAAVNEQVFQGLKCGRKRPRKMLMDQQEKRGGRVQLKPMVMPQSKFDYADKGDVVYAMELALSLEKLVNAKLLYVFFKDGFLI